One genomic segment of Ancylobacter sp. IITR112 includes these proteins:
- a CDS encoding phosphonate ABC transporter ATP-binding protein, with protein sequence MEHAPIEPVPAPKLAGLNLAGAAAAHPPIGPLVKAPAPPLAAQIIGARGLAKTYPNGQKVFAGVDLDIRADQRVALIGSNGAGKSTLLKCLIGLLPSTAGEITTLGERFMAAPSGAQLTRLRRQIGFVFQNHGLVGRQSVLTNVIQGKLGLPGSWRAFHHALAPQAWREEAMAVLAEVRLADKAGARADQLSGGQAQRVAIARALIRRPRLLIADEPAASLDPAVGREIMGIFSDLARDHGITLVYTTHDMQHALDYSDRIVALKNGKVHFDRPTARVNGRDMEGVFHG encoded by the coding sequence ATGGAGCACGCCCCGATCGAGCCCGTTCCCGCGCCGAAACTGGCCGGGCTCAACCTGGCCGGCGCCGCGGCCGCCCATCCGCCCATCGGCCCGCTGGTGAAGGCGCCCGCCCCGCCGCTCGCCGCGCAGATCATCGGCGCGCGCGGCCTGGCCAAGACCTATCCGAACGGGCAGAAAGTGTTCGCTGGCGTCGATCTCGACATACGCGCCGACCAGCGCGTGGCGCTGATCGGCTCCAATGGCGCGGGCAAGTCGACCCTGCTCAAATGCCTGATCGGCCTGCTGCCCTCCACGGCCGGCGAAATCACCACGCTGGGCGAGCGCTTCATGGCCGCGCCCAGCGGCGCGCAGCTCACAAGGTTGCGGCGGCAGATCGGCTTCGTATTCCAGAATCACGGGTTGGTCGGGCGGCAGAGCGTGCTCACAAACGTGATCCAGGGCAAGCTCGGCCTGCCCGGGAGCTGGCGCGCCTTCCACCACGCCCTCGCCCCGCAGGCCTGGCGCGAGGAGGCGATGGCGGTGCTGGCCGAGGTGCGGCTCGCCGACAAGGCCGGCGCGCGCGCCGACCAGCTTTCCGGCGGGCAGGCCCAGCGCGTCGCCATCGCCCGGGCGCTGATCCGCCGGCCGCGCCTGCTCATCGCCGATGAGCCCGCCGCCAGCCTCGACCCGGCGGTCGGGCGCGAGATCATGGGGATCTTCTCCGATCTCGCCCGCGATCACGGCATCACGCTGGTCTACACCACGCACGACATGCAGCACGCGCTCGACTATTCCGACCGCATCGTCGCCCTGAAGAACGGCAAGGTGCATTTCGACCGGCCGACGGCGCGGGTGAATGGCCGCGACATGGAGGGCGTGTTCCATGGCTGA
- the phnE gene encoding phosphonate ABC transporter, permease protein PhnE, with amino-acid sequence MADLASAPPARPLPPSRLPSVSPLSFTLIVVVAALFLASLGQVAPSPEKLANGLPRMADLVGRMLPPNTDPGFLQRMGGRILETLQIALVGTVFGVILSLPMGWLAARGISPLGALRHFPRALVSLFRTVPDLVWALLFVSTLGLGAVAGTMTIVVDTIGFCGRFFAEAMEEADKKPQEALHAIGANRVTVLCGAILPDVMPTLINSSLFALEKAVRSSVVLGLVGAGGIGQELKVAFDLFQYRNASAIILAIFVIVLAMEFLTDRLRAKFQ; translated from the coding sequence ATGGCTGACCTCGCTAGCGCGCCCCCCGCGCGCCCGCTTCCGCCCTCGCGGCTGCCCTCGGTCTCACCGCTCTCCTTCACGCTGATCGTTGTCGTCGCGGCGCTGTTCCTCGCCTCGCTGGGGCAGGTGGCGCCCTCGCCGGAAAAGCTCGCCAACGGCCTGCCGCGCATGGCCGACCTCGTCGGCCGCATGCTGCCGCCCAACACCGATCCCGGCTTTCTCCAGCGCATGGGCGGGCGCATTCTGGAGACGCTGCAGATCGCTCTCGTCGGCACGGTGTTCGGCGTCATCTTGAGCCTGCCCATGGGCTGGCTGGCGGCGCGCGGCATCTCCCCGCTCGGCGCGCTGCGGCATTTCCCGCGCGCGCTGGTGTCGCTGTTCCGCACCGTGCCCGATCTCGTCTGGGCGCTGCTTTTCGTCTCGACGCTGGGCCTCGGCGCCGTGGCCGGCACCATGACCATCGTCGTTGACACGATCGGCTTTTGCGGCCGCTTCTTCGCCGAGGCGATGGAAGAGGCCGACAAGAAGCCGCAGGAAGCGCTGCACGCCATCGGCGCCAACCGCGTCACCGTGCTGTGCGGGGCGATCCTGCCGGATGTGATGCCGACTTTGATCAACTCCTCGCTGTTCGCGCTGGAAAAGGCGGTGCGCTCCTCCGTGGTGCTCGGCCTCGTCGGCGCCGGGGGCATCGGGCAGGAACTCAAGGTGGCGTTCGACCTGTTCCAGTACCGCAACGCCTCGGCCATCATCCTCGCTATCTTCGTCATCGTGCTGGCGATGGAATTCCTCACCGATCGGCTGCGGGCGAAATTCCAGTGA
- a CDS encoding dicarboxylate transporter/tellurite-resistance protein TehA, with translation MTALLLHMRPIFFGTVLGLGGLANGWRVASRLWGAPVLIGEALAVLAFALWLLWSVLYALKWLLHPAAAGEELRHPAQGLIAALAPVSTLIAAIAIGPHVPLLGWGLFIAGAGGVALYAAWSVGGLWQGGRAPQEVTPILYLPTVGGGLVAGIACATFGQNALGWMFFGMGLFSWLSMESVFLTRLFQHGLPVNVRASLGMELAPPAVACVAYLSLAPGPADRAALALFGYGCFLALVMLRLVPWLRQQAFGPGAWGYTFGVASLPLAALKLVEQGAGAPVTQMALALFVAGNAIIGWIALRSLVGVARFFRSEAG, from the coding sequence GTGACCGCCCTTCTTCTCCATATGCGCCCCATCTTCTTCGGCACGGTTCTCGGCCTTGGCGGCCTCGCCAATGGCTGGCGCGTGGCGAGCCGGCTGTGGGGCGCGCCGGTGCTGATCGGCGAGGCGCTGGCGGTGCTCGCTTTCGCCCTGTGGCTGCTGTGGAGCGTGCTCTACGCGCTGAAATGGCTGCTGCATCCCGCTGCGGCGGGCGAGGAACTGCGCCACCCCGCGCAGGGTCTGATCGCCGCGCTGGCGCCGGTCTCCACCCTTATCGCCGCCATCGCCATCGGCCCGCATGTGCCGCTGCTTGGCTGGGGCCTGTTCATCGCCGGGGCGGGCGGCGTCGCGCTTTATGCCGCGTGGAGCGTCGGCGGGCTATGGCAGGGCGGACGGGCGCCGCAGGAGGTGACGCCGATCCTCTATCTGCCGACCGTCGGCGGCGGGCTGGTGGCCGGCATCGCCTGCGCCACCTTCGGGCAAAACGCGCTGGGCTGGATGTTCTTCGGCATGGGGCTGTTCTCGTGGCTCTCCATGGAATCGGTGTTCCTCACCCGTCTGTTCCAGCACGGGCTGCCAGTCAATGTCCGCGCCAGCCTCGGCATGGAACTGGCGCCGCCGGCGGTGGCCTGCGTCGCCTATCTCTCGCTGGCGCCCGGCCCGGCGGACCGGGCGGCGCTCGCTCTGTTCGGCTATGGCTGCTTTCTCGCGCTGGTGATGCTGCGCCTCGTGCCCTGGCTGCGCCAGCAAGCCTTTGGCCCCGGCGCCTGGGGCTACACTTTCGGCGTGGCGAGCCTGCCGCTCGCCGCGCTGAAGCTGGTGGAACAGGGCGCCGGCGCGCCGGTGACGCAGATGGCGCTGGCGCTGTTCGTCGCCGGCAACGCAATCATCGGCTGGATCGCGCTGCGCAGCCTTGTCGGCGTCGCCCGCTTCTTCAGGAGCGAGGCCGGCTGA
- the treY gene encoding malto-oligosyltrehalose synthase, translating to MIPPLRATYRLQFHRGFTFADAEALVPYLSELGISHLYASPIILAVPGSTHGYDVADPTRINPELGGEEGFTRLASALAARGMGVLLDIVPNHMAASSHNPYWNDMLEGGPDSPAARVFDVKWESGRLLLPLLGDPLKATLEAGSLSLKADYALGRINVAYANHRFPLRATSVAGLLRAAGLEAAAAGFERVEASPSDAGLGAARVVFTGLGESARAALDAVLAGAELAPLLEAQHWRLAWWRTAAHDLNYRRFFNITDLAGVRVEDPEVFDLVHRLPLDLIRRGLVHGLRIDHIDGLVDPAGYCDRLRAAVGADVPLLVEKILEPGEVLRPWPIEGTTGYERLNDINALCVDPEGYRRFEEDLRTRHLLIGALPERLAGAKRQVLEASLKAEVDILATLAREGLDEAMQAGDLTDTAIRDAVVALLAHCPVYRSYATPEGHAPEDVAIWEDIRARIEANENPLTTAAARLLLQRVEHPERPSDHEFRSRFQQLSGPAMAKGFEDTELYRVPVLLCANEVGGSLDHPSRTPEEMHALYAARAQTGLSDLIPLATHDTKRGPGPRARLAALSHQPEHWLAFTGEARDLVAPLLREEAGMAMPDPLDAHMIVETLVSAWPINTERMAGYITKALREAKRHSNWETPNAAYEEACLSFAAGLIEAPEAAGFRTRLDALVAQIAPAGRLVGLTQLILQHTLPGTPDLYQGTEFRDFSLVDPDNRRPVDWAARQAALAGEEPAESGDAEYFRLTRALLALRRLNGALTGGDYRPLDIEPGRVGWFGFERWSGEEAVRVVVPTRLPAEAGEVTVPRELIEPGWQVLDALGPEAPFLIAERGSAG from the coding sequence ATGATCCCGCCGCTTCGCGCCACCTATCGCCTGCAGTTCCATCGCGGCTTCACCTTCGCCGATGCCGAAGCGCTGGTGCCCTATCTCAGCGAACTCGGCATCAGCCATCTCTATGCCTCGCCCATCATCCTGGCGGTGCCGGGCTCCACCCATGGCTATGACGTGGCCGACCCGACCCGGATCAACCCGGAACTCGGCGGGGAGGAGGGGTTCACGCGCCTCGCCAGCGCACTGGCCGCGCGCGGCATGGGTGTGCTGCTCGACATCGTGCCCAACCACATGGCCGCTTCCAGCCACAACCCCTACTGGAACGACATGCTGGAAGGCGGGCCGGACTCGCCCGCCGCCCGTGTGTTCGATGTGAAATGGGAGAGCGGCCGGCTGCTGCTGCCGCTGCTCGGCGATCCGCTCAAGGCGACGCTGGAAGCCGGCAGCCTGTCGCTGAAGGCCGATTACGCGCTCGGGCGGATCAATGTCGCCTATGCCAATCACCGCTTCCCGCTGCGGGCAACGAGTGTGGCGGGCCTGCTGCGCGCGGCGGGGCTTGAGGCGGCCGCGGCCGGCTTCGAGCGGGTGGAAGCCTCGCCCAGCGATGCCGGTCTCGGCGCGGCGCGGGTGGTGTTCACCGGCCTTGGCGAAAGCGCGCGCGCCGCGCTCGACGCGGTTCTCGCCGGGGCAGAGCTTGCCCCCCTGCTGGAGGCCCAGCACTGGCGGCTCGCCTGGTGGCGCACGGCGGCGCATGACCTGAATTACCGCCGCTTCTTCAACATCACCGATCTCGCCGGTGTGCGGGTGGAAGACCCTGAGGTGTTCGACCTCGTCCACCGCCTGCCGCTGGACCTCATCCGGCGCGGCCTCGTCCATGGCCTGCGCATCGACCATATTGACGGGCTGGTCGACCCGGCCGGCTATTGCGACCGGCTGCGGGCAGCGGTGGGTGCGGACGTGCCGCTGCTGGTCGAGAAGATTCTTGAGCCGGGCGAGGTGCTGCGCCCGTGGCCGATCGAGGGCACCACCGGCTATGAGCGGCTGAACGACATCAACGCGCTCTGCGTCGACCCCGAGGGTTATCGCCGCTTCGAGGAAGACCTGCGGACCCGCCATCTGCTCATCGGCGCGCTGCCGGAGCGGCTGGCCGGCGCCAAGCGGCAGGTTCTGGAAGCAAGCCTGAAGGCCGAGGTGGACATTCTGGCGACGCTGGCCCGTGAGGGGCTGGACGAGGCGATGCAGGCGGGCGACCTCACCGACACCGCGATCCGCGACGCCGTGGTGGCGCTGCTCGCCCATTGCCCGGTCTATCGCTCCTATGCGACGCCCGAAGGCCATGCGCCCGAGGATGTCGCCATCTGGGAAGACATCCGCGCCCGCATCGAGGCCAATGAGAACCCGCTCACCACCGCCGCCGCCCGGTTGCTGCTACAGCGGGTGGAGCATCCCGAGCGGCCGAGCGACCATGAGTTCCGCTCGCGCTTCCAGCAGCTCAGCGGCCCGGCCATGGCCAAGGGGTTCGAGGACACCGAGCTTTACCGTGTGCCCGTGCTGCTCTGCGCCAATGAGGTGGGCGGCAGTCTCGACCATCCCTCGCGCACACCGGAGGAAATGCACGCGCTATATGCGGCGCGGGCTCAGACGGGCCTGAGCGATCTCATCCCGCTCGCCACCCACGACACCAAGCGCGGCCCCGGCCCGCGCGCGCGCCTCGCCGCGCTCAGCCACCAGCCCGAGCACTGGCTCGCCTTCACCGGGGAGGCGCGGGACCTGGTCGCCCCGCTGCTGCGCGAGGAAGCGGGGATGGCGATGCCGGACCCGCTGGACGCCCATATGATCGTCGAGACGCTGGTCTCGGCCTGGCCGATCAATACCGAGCGCATGGCGGGCTACATCACCAAGGCGCTGCGCGAGGCCAAGCGGCACAGCAATTGGGAAACGCCGAACGCGGCCTATGAGGAAGCCTGCCTCTCCTTCGCCGCCGGGCTGATCGAGGCGCCCGAGGCGGCTGGGTTCCGCACGCGGCTCGACGCGCTGGTGGCGCAGATCGCCCCGGCCGGGCGGCTGGTCGGCCTCACCCAGTTGATCCTTCAGCACACGCTGCCGGGCACGCCGGATCTTTATCAGGGCACGGAATTCCGCGATTTCTCGCTGGTCGACCCCGATAATCGCCGCCCGGTGGACTGGGCGGCGCGGCAGGCGGCGCTCGCGGGAGAAGAGCCGGCCGAGAGCGGCGATGCCGAGTATTTCCGGCTCACCCGCGCGCTGCTGGCCCTTCGCCGGCTCAACGGCGCGCTGACGGGTGGAGACTACCGCCCGCTCGACATTGAGCCCGGCCGCGTCGGCTGGTTCGGCTTCGAGCGCTGGAGCGGCGAAGAAGCGGTGCGCGTCGTGGTGCCGACCCGTCTGCCGGCCGAGGCCGGTGAGGTCACGGTGCCGCGCGAACTCATCGAGCCCGGCTGGCAGGTGCTTGATGCGCTCGGCCCGGAGGCCCCATTCCTGATAGCGGAACGCGGATCGGCGGGCTGA
- the treZ gene encoding malto-oligosyltrehalose trehalohydrolase codes for MNTTFGPLIDGNMTRFRLYAPEAGDVALEMDGAAPVAMVKGADGFFTAALDAIAPGTRYRFRVGEGEGAVAVPDPASRGQAEDADGWSLTPAPARPQVPGPSRPWHEAIIAELHVGTATPEGTFRALIDRLDHYRDAGFTVIELMPVADFAGRRNWGYDGVLLYAPDTAYGTPDDLRALIDAAHERGLGMMLDVVYNHFGPSGNYLPLYAKSFFRDDIDTPWGPAIDLENPVVRAFFSENAAYWIAEFGFDGLRFDAVHALATKGAETFLREIAAACRAVKPDAWLVLENHDNIAGWMTRDDRLYDAQWNDDWHHAFHVLASGERTGYYAPYADDAVAAAGRALSEGFVFQGEPYPGAGGHPRGTVSTELAPDAFVAFAQNHDHIGNRPLGDRLAASLPPERLAFLRFVLMLSPAIPLLFQGEEALLSQPFPFFCDFEGELAEAVRQGRRSEFADFFDAHGDSFPDPLSEATFISAKLKAEDLRTPQARAELDILRRLADERRKLVWPLAASGYRGSDLSRTGEALRVAWHFTSGTLVMVLNGGHSPVTLDPMTGIAGMPVGASTGGVLHEAEGKLTLGPFAAAVWSLAPA; via the coding sequence ATGAACACCACTTTCGGACCGCTGATCGACGGGAATATGACCCGCTTCCGCCTCTATGCGCCGGAGGCTGGCGATGTCGCGCTGGAGATGGACGGCGCCGCGCCGGTGGCGATGGTGAAGGGCGCGGACGGTTTCTTCACCGCCGCGCTCGACGCGATCGCGCCGGGCACGCGCTACCGCTTCCGCGTCGGCGAGGGGGAGGGCGCGGTGGCGGTGCCCGATCCCGCCTCGCGCGGGCAGGCGGAGGATGCGGACGGGTGGAGCCTCACACCGGCGCCGGCGCGCCCGCAGGTGCCCGGCCCGTCGCGGCCCTGGCATGAGGCCATCATCGCCGAGCTGCATGTCGGCACCGCCACGCCGGAGGGCACGTTCCGCGCGCTGATCGACCGGCTGGACCATTACCGCGACGCCGGCTTCACCGTGATCGAGCTGATGCCGGTCGCCGATTTCGCCGGTCGCCGCAACTGGGGCTATGACGGCGTGCTGCTCTACGCGCCCGATACCGCCTATGGCACGCCCGACGATCTGCGCGCGCTGATCGACGCCGCGCATGAACGCGGCCTCGGCATGATGCTCGATGTCGTCTACAACCATTTCGGGCCGAGCGGGAACTACCTGCCGCTCTACGCCAAGTCGTTCTTCCGGGACGATATCGACACCCCCTGGGGCCCGGCGATCGACCTGGAAAACCCTGTGGTGCGGGCCTTCTTCAGCGAGAACGCCGCCTATTGGATTGCCGAGTTCGGCTTTGACGGGCTGCGCTTCGACGCGGTGCATGCGCTGGCGACCAAGGGCGCCGAGACCTTCCTGCGCGAGATCGCGGCCGCCTGCCGGGCGGTGAAGCCCGATGCCTGGCTCGTGCTGGAAAACCACGACAACATCGCCGGCTGGATGACCCGCGACGACCGTCTCTACGACGCGCAGTGGAATGACGACTGGCACCATGCCTTCCATGTGCTGGCGAGCGGCGAGCGCACCGGCTATTACGCGCCCTATGCGGATGACGCCGTCGCAGCCGCCGGCCGGGCGCTGAGCGAGGGCTTCGTGTTCCAGGGCGAGCCTTATCCCGGCGCGGGCGGGCATCCGCGCGGCACGGTGAGTACGGAACTCGCGCCCGACGCCTTCGTCGCCTTCGCCCAGAACCACGACCATATCGGCAACCGCCCGCTCGGCGACCGGCTGGCGGCGAGCCTGCCGCCGGAACGGCTCGCCTTTCTGCGCTTCGTGCTGATGCTTTCGCCCGCCATCCCACTGCTGTTCCAGGGCGAGGAGGCGCTGCTGTCGCAGCCCTTCCCGTTCTTTTGCGATTTCGAGGGCGAGCTGGCGGAGGCCGTGCGGCAGGGCCGGCGCAGCGAATTCGCCGATTTCTTCGACGCCCATGGCGACAGCTTCCCCGATCCGCTGAGCGAGGCGACCTTCATCTCCGCCAAGCTGAAGGCGGAAGACCTGCGCACGCCGCAGGCACGGGCGGAACTCGACATCTTGCGCCGGCTGGCGGACGAGCGCCGCAAGCTGGTGTGGCCGCTGGCGGCGAGTGGCTATCGCGGCAGTGACCTCAGCCGCACCGGCGAGGCGCTGCGCGTCGCCTGGCACTTCACCTCAGGCACGCTGGTGATGGTGCTGAATGGCGGCCATTCGCCGGTGACGCTCGACCCGATGACCGGCATTGCCGGCATGCCGGTGGGGGCCAGCACCGGCGGGGTGCTGCATGAGGCGGAAGGCAAGCTCACCCTCGGCCCCTTCGCCGCCGCCGTCTGGAGCCTCGCGCCCGCATGA
- the glgX gene encoding glycogen debranching protein GlgX, translated as MRKILPGSAFPLGVTVDGRGTNFALFSDNASGVTLCLFDRYGETELERIDLHECTNGVWHCYLPGVGRGQVYGWRVHGPWAPEAGHRFNPNKLLLDPYARMLVGNIEWDDALYGYTIGAGDDADLIMDERDSAAFMPKARVVAGTPMAATQHPRISWAKTVIYEGHVRGLTMRHPLIPESIRGTFTALGQPEFIDYIAKLGVTALELLPVHAFTQDRHLIDRGLANYWGYNTLNFFAPEPRYLGEDGLDAIGEAVDRLHQAGIEIILDVVYNHTCEGNHLGPTLSFKGIDNASYYRLLPGNGRYYDDLTGCGNSVNTDHPRVLQMVMDSLRMWASIYGIDGFRFDLATTLGRRPDGFDPGHAFFNAILQDPTLGGLKLIAEPWDVGPGGYQLGAFPPGFSEWNGDYRDKVREFWCGSEGLLPSFATRFAASQDIFSEGRRRPWSSLNFITAHDGFTLHDLVTYNDKHNEANGEDNRDGHDDNKSWNCGVEGETDDPAINALRRRQKRNLIATLFLSQGVPMLLAGDERSNSQGGNNNAYCQDNQIGWVDWSDDDPELPEFVARLAELRKVHSCLSRPEFLTGSRNEMGQPDVAWFNNGGTRMTEENWSDPHSKCITLRLAPVLPEEPSLVIMLNASHVDVDFVAPPVQSGHWEAILATGDDLEGASLDGGGTFGVPARTLIVWEWRA; from the coding sequence ATGCGCAAGATACTGCCCGGCTCTGCCTTTCCGCTCGGCGTGACGGTCGACGGGAGAGGAACCAATTTTGCGCTCTTCTCCGACAATGCCTCCGGGGTGACGCTGTGCCTGTTCGACCGCTATGGCGAGACCGAACTGGAGCGGATCGACCTGCATGAATGCACCAATGGCGTCTGGCACTGCTATCTGCCAGGGGTCGGGCGCGGGCAGGTCTATGGCTGGCGCGTGCACGGCCCATGGGCGCCGGAGGCCGGCCATCGCTTCAACCCGAACAAGCTGCTGCTCGATCCCTATGCCCGGATGCTGGTGGGCAACATCGAATGGGACGACGCGCTCTATGGCTACACGATCGGCGCTGGCGACGATGCCGACCTGATCATGGACGAGCGCGACAGCGCCGCCTTCATGCCGAAGGCCCGCGTCGTCGCCGGCACGCCGATGGCGGCGACCCAGCATCCGCGCATCTCGTGGGCCAAGACGGTGATCTATGAGGGGCATGTGCGCGGGCTGACCATGCGCCACCCGCTGATCCCTGAATCCATTCGCGGCACCTTCACCGCGCTCGGCCAGCCGGAATTCATCGACTATATCGCCAAGCTCGGCGTCACCGCGCTGGAACTGCTCCCCGTCCACGCCTTCACCCAGGACCGGCACCTCATCGACCGGGGGCTCGCCAATTACTGGGGCTACAACACGCTGAACTTCTTCGCCCCGGAGCCGCGCTATCTCGGCGAGGACGGGCTCGACGCCATTGGCGAGGCGGTGGACCGGCTGCACCAGGCCGGCATCGAGATCATTCTCGACGTGGTCTACAACCACACCTGCGAGGGCAATCATCTCGGGCCGACGCTGTCCTTCAAGGGCATCGACAACGCCTCCTATTACCGGCTGCTGCCCGGCAATGGCCGCTATTATGACGACCTCACCGGCTGCGGGAACTCGGTCAACACCGACCATCCGCGCGTGCTGCAAATGGTGATGGACTCGCTTCGCATGTGGGCGTCGATCTACGGCATTGACGGGTTCCGCTTCGATCTCGCCACCACGCTCGGCCGCCGCCCGGACGGGTTCGATCCCGGCCACGCCTTCTTCAACGCCATCCTTCAGGACCCGACGCTGGGCGGGCTTAAGCTGATCGCCGAGCCGTGGGATGTCGGCCCGGGCGGCTACCAGCTCGGCGCGTTCCCGCCCGGCTTCTCCGAGTGGAACGGCGATTATCGCGACAAGGTGCGCGAGTTCTGGTGCGGCTCGGAAGGGCTGCTGCCGAGCTTCGCCACCCGCTTCGCCGCCTCGCAGGACATTTTCTCGGAAGGGCGGCGCCGGCCGTGGTCGAGCCTCAACTTCATCACCGCGCATGACGGCTTCACCCTGCACGACCTCGTCACCTATAACGACAAGCACAATGAGGCCAATGGCGAGGATAATCGCGACGGCCATGACGACAACAAGAGCTGGAACTGCGGCGTCGAGGGCGAGACCGACGACCCCGCGATCAACGCGCTGCGCCGCCGGCAGAAGCGCAACCTGATCGCGACCCTCTTCCTCAGCCAGGGCGTGCCGATGCTGCTCGCCGGTGACGAGCGTTCCAACTCGCAGGGCGGCAATAACAACGCCTATTGCCAGGACAATCAGATCGGCTGGGTCGACTGGTCCGACGACGACCCGGAACTGCCGGAGTTCGTCGCCCGCCTCGCCGAGCTGCGCAAGGTCCATTCCTGCCTCTCGCGGCCGGAATTCCTCACCGGCTCGCGCAATGAGATGGGCCAGCCCGATGTCGCCTGGTTCAACAATGGCGGCACGCGGATGACCGAGGAGAACTGGTCCGATCCGCACTCCAAATGCATCACCCTGCGTCTTGCGCCGGTGCTGCCGGAGGAGCCCTCGCTGGTGATCATGCTCAACGCCTCGCATGTCGATGTCGATTTCGTCGCCCCGCCGGTGCAGTCCGGCCATTGGGAGGCGATCCTCGCCACCGGCGACGATCTCGAAGGGGCGAGCCTCGATGGCGGCGGCACGTTCGGCGTGCCGGCCCGAACCCTCATCGTGTGGGAATGGCGGGCATGA
- a CDS encoding methyl-accepting chemotaxis protein — protein sequence MSPASLYSLKRRSTARAFDPALLDDLPAAILMCDPETGAIDYANARSRALYATIRPALPKAPEELVGASLALFTLTLGSGDARSARGNLQPFQTDVRIGGEVLRFALTPLRNPRGACVHLQVMWSVETAAQIAEAKTRRLMQMVDQMPINVMTCSLDGFIIDYANRTSLDTLKRIEQHLPIKASELIGSSIDVFHKKPEMQRHMLADASRLPHTARIKVGPETLNLSVSALMTPEGRYDGPMLTWALVTDTVKVAASVTSVIEDMNQSSTAMEAASAELDELTRQSEDMSASVAAAAVEMSVSFGEVSKQIHTATTMTAQAAERATSADGLVGGLVESIERIGNISAMIERIASQTNLLALNAAIEAARVGEAGKGFAVVASEVKELAFQTANATKEITTQVGAVQQASNDAARAVSEITQSVSTLRDVFASLSAAVEEQTVTNESVTQSINGVSRVSGQIRGTAGQIEQVSDAVSALGGRLREEVKVLTA from the coding sequence ATGAGCCCTGCCTCGCTCTATTCCCTCAAGCGTCGTTCCACGGCGCGCGCCTTCGACCCCGCCTTGCTGGACGACCTTCCGGCCGCGATCCTGATGTGCGACCCCGAGACCGGGGCGATCGACTACGCCAATGCGCGCTCGCGGGCGCTCTACGCGACGATCCGGCCGGCGCTGCCCAAGGCGCCCGAGGAACTCGTCGGCGCCTCGCTCGCCCTGTTCACGCTCACCCTCGGTTCGGGCGACGCCCGCTCGGCGCGCGGGAATCTCCAGCCGTTCCAGACCGATGTCCGGATCGGCGGCGAGGTGCTGCGCTTCGCGCTTACGCCGCTGCGCAATCCGCGCGGCGCGTGCGTCCATCTCCAGGTGATGTGGAGCGTGGAGACGGCGGCGCAGATCGCCGAGGCCAAGACCCGGCGGCTGATGCAGATGGTCGACCAGATGCCGATCAATGTGATGACCTGCTCGCTTGACGGCTTCATCATCGACTACGCCAACCGCACCAGCCTCGACACGCTCAAGCGCATCGAACAGCATCTGCCGATCAAGGCGTCGGAACTGATCGGCTCCTCCATCGACGTGTTCCACAAGAAGCCGGAAATGCAGCGCCACATGCTGGCGGACGCCTCGCGCCTGCCACACACGGCGCGCATCAAGGTCGGCCCGGAAACCCTTAATCTCAGCGTCTCGGCACTGATGACTCCGGAAGGTCGCTATGACGGGCCGATGCTGACCTGGGCGCTGGTGACGGATACGGTGAAGGTCGCCGCCAGCGTGACCTCGGTGATCGAGGACATGAACCAGTCCTCGACGGCGATGGAGGCGGCGAGCGCGGAGCTCGACGAGCTGACCCGCCAGAGCGAGGACATGTCCGCCTCCGTCGCCGCGGCGGCGGTCGAGATGTCGGTGTCCTTCGGCGAGGTCAGCAAGCAGATCCATACCGCCACCACCATGACCGCGCAGGCGGCCGAACGCGCCACCTCGGCCGACGGGCTGGTCGGGGGCCTGGTGGAGAGCATCGAGCGCATCGGCAACATCTCCGCGATGATCGAGCGCATCGCCTCGCAGACCAATCTCCTCGCGCTCAATGCCGCCATTGAGGCGGCCCGCGTCGGCGAGGCCGGCAAGGGCTTCGCCGTGGTCGCCTCCGAGGTGAAGGAACTCGCCTTCCAGACCGCCAATGCCACCAAGGAGATCACCACCCAGGTGGGCGCGGTGCAGCAGGCCAGCAATGACGCGGCGCGGGCGGTGAGCGAGATCACCCAGAGTGTGTCCACGCTGCGCGATGTGTTCGCCAGCCTCTCCGCCGCGGTCGAGGAACAGACCGTCACCAATGAATCGGTGACGCAGAGCATTAATGGCGTCTCGCGTGTCTCCGGCCAGATCCGCGGAACGGCCGGCCAGATCGAGCAGGTCTCCGACGCGGTCTCCGCCCTTGGCGGGCGGCTGCGCGAGGAAGTGAAGGTGCTCACCGCCTGA